Proteins from a single region of Engystomops pustulosus chromosome 5, aEngPut4.maternal, whole genome shotgun sequence:
- the LOC140134289 gene encoding serum paraoxonase/arylesterase 2-like — MTKSRQRTEGRDMGALLKVTLLGVLLALVGERILNLFHRTRFFNEVEPVDLPNCRLLEGIEAGSEDIDVLPNGLAFISTGLKFPNIKSFAPDKPGEILLLDLNDGGLTPAPLRISKGFDASSFNPHGLSSYIDEDGTVYLFVVNHPQLQSVIEIFRFVEEERSLVHLKSVKHELLNSVNDIVAVGPESFYATTDYYFSHLYLKYVELFLGTSWTGVVYYSPGDVRQVATGFYSGNGITISNDKQYIYAADVMGHTVHVFKKNKDWSLSPIKSVDVVTLVDNLSVDPVTGDIWMGGHPNGYKFFVYNAEDPPGSEVLRIQNIHSSHPIVTKVYANDGSVIQGSSCASVYKGQLLVGTVFHRALHCQLE; from the exons TCATAGGACCAGATTCTTCAATGAGGTAGAACCTGTGGATCTCCCAAACTGCCGGCTCCTGGAGGGGATAG AGGCCGGTTCTGAAGATATTGATGTTCTACCGAATGGTTTGGCGTTTATCAGTACC GGTCTGAAGTTTCCAAATATCAAGAGTTTCGCCCCCGATAAACCTGGAGAAATCCTTCTTCTGGACCTGAATGATGGCGGCCTCACCCCAGCTCCTCTGCGCATCAGTAAAGGGTTTGATGCGTCTTCCTTCAACCCTCATGGGCTAAGCTCCTACATAGATGAGG ATGGTACGGTCTACCTCTTTGTGGTGAACCATCCGCAGTTACAATCCGTTATTGAGATATTCAGATTTGTGGAGGAAGAACGTTCTCTGGTTCATCTGAAATCAGTCAAGCACGAACTTCTGAACAG TGTTAATGACATTGTCGCGGTCGGTCCGGAGAGCTTCTACGCCACCACCGACTATTACTTTTCTCATCTTTACTTGAAATATGTGGAACTTTTCCTTGGGACGTCATGGACGGGCGTCGTGTATTACAGCCCCGGGGATGTCCGACAAGTGGCCACAGGATTTTATAGCGGCAACGGGATCACCATTTCTAATGATAAACA ATATATCTATGCTGCCGACGTCATGGGGCACACAGTGCATGTCTTCAAGAAGAATAAagactggtccctgtccccaataaag TCAGTAGATGTAGTTACACTGGTGGATAACCTGTCGGTGGATCCGGTCACAGGGGACATCTGGATGGGGGGTCATCCAAACGGATACAAATTTTTTGTATACAATGCAGAAGATCCCCCGGGCTCAGAG GTGCTCCGGATACAGAACATTCACTCATCTCATCCCATCGTCACCAAAGTCTATGCCAACGACGGCTCCGTCATCCAGGGGTCATCCTGCGCCTCCGTCTACAAGGGGCAACTACTGGTGGGCACCGTATTCCACCGAGCCCTGCACTGCCAGCTGGAGTGA